A window of Juglans regia cultivar Chandler chromosome 7, Walnut 2.0, whole genome shotgun sequence contains these coding sequences:
- the LOC109010772 gene encoding probable WRKY transcription factor 48: MIESMDRKDQELKTENSLMANSTFSDEIPSSFALPASIFDMPCDHLGDHQKGSSSGFMDMLAGISDYDPSLFEWFSAPMMSQPQQQQQQQEQQHPLPSPASTFPESSEVVNTPATPNSSSISSSSNEAANEGQNKAGGEEEDQDDQDKNKKQLKPKKKNQKRQREPRFAFMTKSEVDHLDDGYRWRKYGQKAVKNSPYPRSYYRCTTAGCGVKKRVERSCDDSTIVVTTYEGQHTYTCPVTPRGSIGIATEAAGYSSLSSPFVVPQPQYQQQQHPYIYSSQLPLNVNTTNLNPSFPHFVQERRFGTSSATLLRDHGLLQDIVPSQMRKEPKEE, translated from the exons ATGATCGAGTCCATGGACAGGAAAGATCAAGAGCTGAAGACTGAGAATTCATTAATGGCAAATTCGACATTTTCCGATGAGATTCCGAGCAGTTTTGCTTTACCAGCAAGCATCTTCGACATGCCATGTGATCATCTGGGAGATCATCAAAAGGGCTCGTCCTCAGGCTTCATGGACATGCTGGCCGGCATCTCGGACTACGACCCCTCTTTATTCGAATGGTTTTCCGCACCGATGATGTCTCAGCCGcaacagcagcaacaacaacaagaacaacAGCACCCGCTTCCCTCTCCGGCCTCGACGTTTCCCGAGTCGTCCGAGGTGGTGAATACTCCGGCGACGCCGAACTCTTCGTCGATTTCTTCGTCCTCCAATGAAGCAGCGAATGAAGGACAAAATAAGGCTggtggagaagaggaagaccaGGACGACCAGGATAAGAATAAGAAACA GTTGAAACCCAAAAAGAAGAACcaaaaaaggcaaagagagcCGAGATTTGCGTTCATGACAAAGAGCGAGGTTGATCACCTTGATGATGGGTACAGATGGAGGAAGTACGGCCAGAAAGCTGTGAAAAATAGCCCTTATCCAAG GAGCTACTACCGTTGCACCACTGCTGGATGTGGCGTGAAGAAGCGAGTGGAGCGTTCCTGTGATGACTCTACGATTGTGGTCACGACCTATGAAGGACAGCACACGTATACGTGTCCGGTGACACCCCGTGGAAGCATCGGAATAGCGACAGAAGCCGCCGGCTACAGCAGCTTGTCTTCACCATTTGTTGTTCCACAGCCTCAGTATCAACAACAGCAACatccttatatatatagctcacagCTGCCTTTGAATGTTAACACTACTAATTTGAATCCCTCGTTTCCTCATTTTGTTCAAGAGAGACGTTTTGGCACATCCTCGGCAACATTGCTTAGAGACCATGGACTTCTGCAGGACATCGTTCCGTCGCAGATGCGAAAGGAGCCCAAAGAGGAGTAG